The nucleotide window TTGTGATTTTATTCTGGTAATATTTTTTGGTTGTCTTCTGAATCCACCAACACTATGGTGCATTCATAAACCCATATACTGATATGTGAATATCCTGCATACTGTATCTTAGTATGTCAAGGGTCACCTTAGTCTGGATTCCGACCTGTCATGTTATTTTAGAATGACTACCATGATAATACGGGAGAAAAATAATGATCCCTGAATCCCCGAGATAAACTAATAAATTAACTGTTGCTGATGATAAACTGTGTAGTTGATGCAACTACAGTAGGTGACGAAATGGAGGAACACAGGTCCACTACCACAAAGGACAAAGAAGAATGGGCCACACATGAGTATTTATGGGTTAATGATACAACTTTATTGTACTGACTTTTTAGTGTATACCTCTCAAGTAATTTCAGAGCAGAACAGGGGCTAGTGCTACAGGACAGGAAAGTGTTTTGTCTGACACAAGAGAGAAGGGATCGTAAGAATCAAGACAAAGGAGTGAAGAAGAAGCCTGGATGGGGTGGGTGGTCCCAGTGACTGAAAATCCAACTGAAATGGGAAACCTTTGGACACCTAACTTGAATGATCCCCCCTTTACTCCCAGTATCAACAACCCCATTCCCACTGCAAGATATGACCCCAGCCACCTTTACTACCTTACATAAACTGTGTCCTTGAGAGGTCAAGGGACCCGATCGACTTTGCTTTACCCAACAAAAATTGTGTTGGAAAGCAGGCTAGGCTTTTTTTAGTGTAACTCAGAGACACCAGAGACGACTCAGGTGGGGCCACAGTGATGTTCAGACcaccacacccacccccacgCCTCTACTTCTCCATCCATCCTCAGAAGCAGTGTAAGACAATGATATTAATGATTGTGATTATAGCACATGGTCTagtgaaaaggagagagaatatTAGGCTAGATGTACACCGTTATCTTTCTGGAGGACTAGGGTGGGAGAGTAAGGAGGAGGCTGGGgcacgtttcccaaaaccatagttgctttgttggttgcaatgcaatttgctaacaggttagcaactatggttttgggaaacacacccctGAACAGGATGGGAGCAGGAGGTGGATGAGTAGGACTTGGGGCATAGGACGAAGGGATTTGCTTGACTATTGTCCCTCGTCCACTGGCTATGTTTTAAACACGGACAAAAGGACACCTCACTGACCTTGCCCGTTCCAAACCCCTACTCAACTGACCCCCCGCGTCCCAGAAGACCAGGCAtaacccccaaaccccctcaGGTGCCCCGATGCTACCCCTCCTTTCCCACCCCTTCCCCCACTCTGCCACCTGGCACAGCTGGCGGTGCCCGTCTAAGAGGAGGGCGCGGCGTTGCTCTTGTCCTCGCGGATGACGGGGATATTGCGGTCAGAGCGTGTACCGTCGGAGCCAGAGCCAGTCTTGGGGCCGTAGAGGTTCAGCATGCCGTCGGAGGACAGCGAGCAGGTCATGGCGGATTGGTCAACGTTGGCGGGCAGACGGTAGCGGCGGTGGAACTCACGTGAAATGTAGCCATGGTCGTCCTGAaagggataaaaaaaaataacagctgAAGAAAATACACAGAAAGTCATAGGGGCAGCATAAGGGACATAAATCccttaggggcagccgtggtctactggttagcacttcggacctgtaaccggagggttgccagttcgaaccccgaccagtaggcacggctgaagtgcccttgagcaaggctccccgagcgccgctgttgttgcaggcagctcactgcaccgggattagtgtgtgcttcacctcactgtgtgttcactgtgtgctgtgtgtgtttcactaatttaacggattgggataaatacagagaccaaatttccctcacagaatcaaaagagtatatatacatatacatacatacatacataaacagaaAACTATACTAGTTATAGCATGGAATGTATGTCACCAGGCAATTGAGTTTGTGGAACATCACCacgcatgcgcgcgcacacacacacacacacacacacacagacagaaagagagagagacactaatCCCCATGGACTGTAAGTAAGATTAGTTCATTGTATTTGTCCTGATTGCAGTAAACATGACCTAATCTGTTCTGTCTATTTTCTGCATCCTATTTAGTAAACTCTCAAATTAGGGCCAAGCTTCATAGTAACATTAAACACTGCAATCAACCAGAATTAAGCAATGCTCCATGTTTGCTGTGGTCTAGACATGCAGTCCGCCCCCTGCACGAGAGAAATTAGTTCAGCTTTAACACAGGTAAGATTGGCAAGGGCTTGGGGCACAAACCCTTAGccagcctccccctccctcgtGCAATTCTGAACGGCAGAGATGCCTAAACAAATAAGCTTGCTTTGGGTGCCTCCTGAGCCTGGTAAGCCGCTGCAGTGGTCATTCATGTTTCCGTCCTCTACTGCACCTCTTCAACCGTAATGAGCTCATTAATGAGTACAAGTGGACTGTTCAAATCAAGTGGACAGCTGACAGCTTGCAGCATCCCGACTGAACTAAGTGAAGAGGCGTGGAGGACGACAGGAGGGAAATGGCTTAACGTTTTAGGATTAACCCTGAAATGTCTCCAGGCAACAAATAAAGTTAGAAAAAGTAAAATTAGTCTAAATTCCAAAAGCCCATGAGACAAGGACCACGCCATGTGGAGTACCACTAACATAATGACTTTCAAGACCAAGTGAAACTCACGTCATGGGCTCTGTGACTGGCAGAGAGAACAACGCaaccatccacccacacacacacacacacacacacacacacacacacacacagagcccaagAGGAATGTCCTGGCCTGGCTCTGACGCAGAACTGACGTAAAAACAACCAAAAATGCTCAGGAGGACCTCTACTCCCAGAGGACCAATGACATATTTTAAAATCAGTGGAGAAAAAGAAGGGAagatgactgacaaaaaatggaagaccttgtctgtgtgtgtgtgtgtgtgtgtgtgtgtgtgtgtgtgtgtgtgtgtgtgtgtgtgtgtgtgtgtgcatctcacaTTTCCAGTTATTTGGATATCTTTCCTGAGTCAAGTACCAGTCTAACCAGCAGAAACTTTACCTGTCTCTCCCCATGTTTGCCATGAATTTCCACACAGTCATCTATCACCTTCACGTTCAGCTCCTCAGGGGAGAAGTGCTTCACATCCAGGTATATGTAGAACCTGTCTCTGTCAGATCTCACCTGAGGAAGAAGAGCAGTCGAATTTAGGCTATAAGGACAGACAGCAAGAGCATAATGACCCTGGTCTGACCAGTAGAATAGAAACCAGTAGCCTAAAGATTTAGTCTTAGAATTTGGAGGTATGTTTTTGGTATGACCAACAATAGCACGCAATTATTCTGTATAGTATCTCTCCCCCTTGTTCTAGTCTGTCTTTATTGTAGAGCAGACCTGGCCCAGAGTTGGCCCAGATGAGGCAGGGATCTGTGGCAAAGTCGGTTGCTATCTTCGTCTTCATATGTTCACAATCATCTAATGCTTGCCATGTTCTCTTCTTCTGTATTTTCTTACTAATTGCCTTTTCGTCAGCACTTTCGTCTTGACTAAGTCTCTCACTCTTCTCATTGGCTTTTgacagtttttgtttttgttttctcttatACATTCAAAATTATATTCCCTTAGATTCCCATTCCTTTCTTTTCCGTAATCttttcctctgtctccctcttgctgtcagcaacaaacagagcagTCCAATAGAGGTAGCATTAGCATTATTCTGGTCTTGTGTGTCTCTTGAGATGCTGTGTCAATCAGGGAAACAGTCATGCCACAAACAGAATCAATTCAAGCTAAAAGTAATCATTAACAAAGTTTGAAATTGAAACAATTATTCCAAAAATGTGCATTTGACATGGTAAAAGATAAGATCAAGACAGTAGGATTGCTAAGCTAAAATGATAAATGTAGTCTAGATAGTTGTAGTCTATATAAAGATAATGACAGTTATCATAAATAGCACCAAATAATAAACCTTTTCATCATATTGTCCACCCAAATAAAACCCACTCTTTTACCTCAGACATGCCTGAGTTGGCATAGTCGCCAAAGTTGCGGAAGACTGACTGGCGGTAGAAAGGACTGATGGTTGAGGTGGCATAAGGGTAGAGGTCGTAGTCGAACAGGCCCTCCCCGAAGAACTGGTCGAAGAGGCGGGCAGGGTAGAAGGAGCTTAGGGCCCGTCTGAACCAAGGATGCTGAATGGCAATATCCATAGCGACGTGACTCAACTTGACTGGGCTCGGGTTTAGGCTTGGCTTAGCTGGGCTCAGCTCTGGCTCAGACGTTAGATGCTAGATTTTCTTGCTATACGCCTCTATGTACGAGGAAAACAGCTAGTATGCTGTCCCAAAAAGGATTGTGCGCTGGTatgtctcagagagagagagaacgagagaaagagagagttcaaTTTCACAAGCAAAGAAGCAAGTGAGAATGTTTACAAAGGAGAAGGTCGAgtgcgaaagagagagaataaactgAAAGGGGATCCTATGAGTGTGCAGCGGTTGTTGTTCCCTTGTGCCGGCCACTTGGTGCTTTATATACCTGAATGGCAGAAAGAGGGGCTTTAGCTGGGATCCCTCTGGAATGGCATTATCTCATGGTGGGAACGGCCGGCGTCAGCAGAATCGCCTGGACACTCGCTGGCCCTGCCGCTCCGCTGCAAGTCTGGCCCTGGGCCCCGGGATCCCGACGGGAAGAGTGTGGCCATGCCAACCGACTGACCGGAAAAACGAGTGGGCTGCCAAAACAAACCGAAATTAGGGAGAATAGGatcggggggggggtgggggttgtgttTGGAATGGAACTAATTGGGGTCATGGGGCCATAGGCTTGTCTGAGGCCTAACTGAGACGTTTGTGGGTCAACAGAAATGCAGGTTGacatgagaggagatgttcatCATAATTGTTATAAGTTCCAAGAACAATGTAAAGTTCAAATTTTTGTGAGGGCATCAAAATAAGTACTATGTCTGACTAACGGTCAGGACTGCGTAACACCCAGGATGCTCCACTCCAATTGGGAAGATTTAGGATTAGTTCTAGAATGGCTCACCAATCACATCACCATactgccacccacacacacacacacacacacacacacacacacacacacacgcacacacacagatttagtcCATGCTCAGATTTCCAGGAACTTTCAGGAACTTAATCATATTGAGTAATTCAGCActattataataaaaaatagtatgtgttgtgtgtgtgtttaatcccGTGGTGAGGTCATAGCAGAGATATGTACTCTGATGTCTTATGTGAcgctgttttctgtttttttctcaattTTGCCTCCATTTCACCTCCGTGATCTaggtcatgtcatgttgtgtggaTTTAATCTGGTCcactagttaaaaacaaaatatggatttaatttggtgattgtgtgtgtgtgactgtgtgtgtgtgtgtgtgtgtgtgtgtgtgtgtgtgtgtgtgtgtgtgtgtgtgtgtgtgtgtgaaaggctgAAAAGGTAAGTGTGTGTTAGCAGAATGAGCAATGTCCAAGAAAGGCCAATATTTGTTTTTTGCCTGGCAATGAAAAGCTCTGTAACTGAGCAGCTCAGAAAATCATGTTCCCAGTGCTCCATCATAAATCAGCATGTGTCTCTTTAGGCATGCCATGTTCATTGCATTGCAGTGCCTCAGTAGATCTAGTAAGTCTGACATGTATGAAACACTATTATACAGGATCATATACACTCAGTATTCTATtcacctgttgtgtgtgttctataAATGCATGTATATTTGCTAAGAACATAAGTACCTATTCTACTCAGGATACGTCAAGAGGGTGTTGTGTAAAGCTCTTTTGATTTTCTGGAACATCAGTGTTTAATCAGTGTGTGAGTTGAGTGGAAGACGTCCAGTCACAGAGAGGATCATCTGCAAGGTCTGGGCTCTTCCATTTGTTTTGATAACATCTACTGTATGTTGACATTGTCAGGAAACGGTAATAGACCCAGTCATGTTTCTGAAACTGGGTTTCAGGTCAAAGATTTAGCTCCTATTGCAGGTTGGTTCTTTAGCAAAGACCCATCAAGTGGAACTCAAAACAATGAtcaaacaaaattaaaagtaaTTTTTTGATATCACTGATTCTGAATGCAAAAGGGTCCAGATGGTTCTTAATGTGGAAAAGGTGAAAGCGAGTCTTTTTGATGAAAGACTCTTAATGACATCTAAATTAAAAACATCTGAATCCATTTGACTCAAAACTTAGTAGCTTTGACTAGTCAGACAACAGCTATGTTAAAAACCAACAGTGTAAAAACTTTCACGCAAACTgccggtttttgtgaaataTGCGCTATATTGTTTTACAGTAGCCTGCGGTTGCCAGCCCTGACCCTCCCCAGTGATCCCAGGCCTGGTGACTTCCCCTGGGCCTGTGTGCGCTGCATTAGGGGTAATCCCCGCTGGATTTGGGGGCTCCCGCTCTGCCGGCTTATCAGAAAAGCACCAGCAAGGCCATTTTTCCAGCCCAGGAGAGCTGGCCATTACAACACACAGAGCGAGCTAGAGAGCCcggcgggcaggcaggcaggcaggcaagctGGTCGGCTGGCAGGCTTACAGCACAGAGTAAGATGACCAGCGCTGGTGGTGGTGTATGTTAATTCAATACTGACTTGTTTGCTGGGATTGCATCTTTTCCCACTGACATGTTTTCTTGAACATGGAAAAGTTGTGTTGGAAtttcttttgtttgtatgtactgtactttCACTCTAGCTATACTGTAGATATACAAACTACACTACATTTTGGATGTGTGTTGCTATTTAAATGTATTGCTTCATATATTGACATCCTAATACTTGAAGAGTGGGGTATCTCCGCCTACATGGTTTGTATTTGcggtgtaggctactgtacatgtaatgtaaatgtaaatgcactTGTGTTTTGGAATAAGAATGTTCTTATGTTCAAACTAAAGGCTATCGTGTATTTATGGCCctatacagggttcccactaATTTTCATTGACAACATTTCAAAACCTTGAATGAAATATCCatgaaatattttaattaaatatccAACCTGGCACATAGAATTGCATTCTGTTCTCCACTGATTGAGGTTAATTATTGAATGAAAATGGTGCCATATTATTACATCCTTTTTCTATTTCTTCTTTCTAATAGATCAAAAAAGGCCATGTGAATTATGTTGCAGGATCGATGCAGATCCTGCAACAGAAAGCAACACAAGAAAACCATGTCCATAGTGGAGTTCAGTGATAAAAAATACAATTCATTAGACATCTGAGATAACATTTCCATGACTGTGGATGAATTCAAGACCTTCTCAGGTCTGAAAAATTAGATTTTAAAATTCGACAGCTTTGCAGGAATTGACGGTGGGAACCCTGCTCATAGGTGTAATGATAAAAgtacatttgtgtgcatgtgtgtgtgtgtgcatgtgagtgagtgtgcatgtgattgagtgtgtgtgtgtctgtgtgtgtgtttgtgtgtgtgtgtgtgtcaagtcaagtcaactttattttgtCCCCCAATGGGGCAGTTGTGCAGCAGATAGTATAGTacaaatcacacacaatcacacacacagtaaaagagGTTGCCTACCTTGAAGgcatataaaaaacaataaaaacagtaAACAGTCAATAAATAGTAagtcaataaaaataataaataaataagaatacaaaagggggggggggtgaggctCATCATATCCAAAAGTACGAGTGGGGGTGTGTAGGGGTTATCTATGGTTATTTATAGAATTTAGAAGTAAAATGGCTGCAggtacagtaggtgtgtgtgtgtgtgtgtgtgtgtgcctgtgtgcatgtgagtgagtgtgtgtgtgtgtgtatgtgtatgtgagtgcatgcacatgtgtttgtgtgtgtgagtgtgtgcgtgcgtcgtgcgtgcatgcgtgcgtgcgtgcgtgcgtgcgtgtgtgtgtgtgtgtgtgtgaactgatgGACTTCAGGGGCCGGATTTAAGTGTTGAGCACTGGTGAAGCTTCTGCCTGGTCAGCAGCATTCAGAGGctgcagctttttttttttttttttttttttttaatcaatgaGCCGTTTCACATAGACCAGCCCTGAGCTCACACTGTATCAcaagaacaaaacacacacattactgcacAACACTTCATTGTACCTCTACAATAGACAACACAGACAAAGCTTCAACTCACCATGTCACCCACAATATTACACGTTTTTACAGTGAGTGCTGTATGACACTACAATACCACACAATGCAGCCAGAGTATGAGTCTCACAACGCTCAATAGCTACAAATACTGAGACCTCACAACACATACTACAACAGCAAATACAACTATTCTTAGATGTAAATTTAACAATATTACTATTCTGAGACGTAAATTTATCAACTATTCTGAGATGTAAACTTAACAATACTACTATTCTGAGATCTAAATATAACAATACAATGCTCCACCAAAATATGCAATGCACATACCAAAGATCTTGAGGCAAGAATGAAATATACTGTAAACATAATTCAGAGAGTCAAACAACCCTTTACTATCAGCAAGACATGTGTATAGatagtaggctactgaaacggCAAAGCTGGTCTCAGATGTGACACATTATGTTGTTAGGTTTTACAATTCATGAGGAGTTTACAATTTTTTGGAAGTTTAAAATGCATTAGGAGTATACAATTCAGTATCCATGCATACAGCCCATCTTTGGTGTAGCAGTTACAAGAAACGTAGCTTGAGAAGCTCATTGTGGATTACAATGATACTATGAGGTTGCAGCTTCAGGTacctacaaccccaaaacagaaaaagttgggacgttgtgtaaaatacaaataaaaacaaaatgtggtaacaagtctcgtaaacccatatttagcagaaaaaaggacacagacaacatgtcAACAAATtgtgattggtctaaccacaggacctttttccatgttaccttaAGCTCAGGTCCAGATAAGACGCTGATATTTTCTGTATCTTGTCTCAATATAATTATgcctgttacaattttggctgcagtttttgaattaagtatcaaactgtgcacatagacagtggttatcagaggtggtcctgagcccatacaatgccaggtgtggaaacaggtctggtgttgatgcagtgccatctgaggtccaaaaaaCCACGACcatccaatgtgtttttcagctctttcccttgtttgcaaaaatttctctggattctctgaatgttttaataatattatgtcctgtagatgatgaactccccaaatacttcacaatctATGATTACATGCTTGTATTTGTATTACATGTACTTGTATTACATGCTAAGAATCATtacaattacattgtttcatcatttgtgcacacaggtttacacagagtgatgaacatctttacttctaagagacccttcCTCTCTGAGaagctctttttcatacccaatcatgttgccagttaccctaattagtaacattcctccttttattttctttatcattacacaccttttccagcattttgttatccTCATCCCAACTTTTGAAACATGTAATTGCTGATATCAAAttcattaacatatattttccatgaaatagtcaaatttgtaattttcaacatttgatgtcGTCTGTGTCCtatttgcaactaaatatgagtttaagagatttgcagattattacattctgtttttattcacattttacacaacatcccaactttttctgttttggggttgtagatgCTGTAGTGCCAGTTATCTGTTTGTGTTCTCTGGTGTGCCTACATGTGAGGCAATCCTCTTATGTATTCATGTGTCGCCAGGACGAATCAGAGAACAGTGTCATAGAGGCCTTTACCAGCCCTAGAGAGAGCTGTGTCTAGTACTCATCCAGGCTGAGAACACTGACAAGAGAACCTATTCtgttgattgattaattgattgattgatcttGATCAAGATCAGTCATGCTcttattatgtagcctatggtTCACTTTTACTAGTATTGAGATTATTTcatcttatttatttaattatttcagtTTTTATGCTATTGATCCTCCTGTGAGTCTGAAATAAAGATTTAATTGAATTAGGAGTAGACAAGTGCTCCTCCACAACATAAAGCTTTGTCTGTATACAATTATGTTAAATGTGACCTGTTTTTTGTTCTATAATAATGCCAATTGTGTGTCACAATTATAATGTCAGTTGTGTTTATTCACTGAAAgcagtaatgacaaaaataggtCTTTTATTTAATGAATATAGTTTAATGATCATATCAAGTTCCGTAAGACTGTGCCCTTTAAATATTAAGACATAATTTCTAAAAGACCAGACAATGTAATATCAGCACAACATTATGAACATTTTCTCACTTCAGGGAGAATGAGATAGCAAAAAGAAGATACATTACACCTCGGATACAATTGAAATATAGACTTCTGTACATtttgaaaaacacaaaacatgcacaggTTAGAAAACAGACATTCAGTTTTTCAGTTAAAAAAACACTTCAACTAACCAGGACTCCCCTATGTATTTAACTGAAGTTCTAAGTCTGTTGAGACACTAGACTGCCCCAATACATTGGACCTTCCAATACACTTTTAGAATAATCATTAGTGCAGTTTAAATGAACATAATCACAAATAAATCACGCTTTTACAGTGCATGTACCTATAACTTCAATGCAATGTTACTCATCAAAGGATAATGTGAACTATTTGCAGTTCAATGCAAATAGATCAATGGGCACAATTAGCCATACAAGCAGTCACTGAAGGGAGTGACTAATAACCGCTAATGATCCGTCATGTTGCCTTTGATTACAGAGCCTACTATTTCCAGGGGATGTTCTGATCTTTTCCCAACAACTTAAATCAGCTTTTCTTTTTCCATTTGTAAGTGAGCTGAATTTGCTAATCAGCTTTAGCAGCATCAGGGGGTAGAATTGCTGAAAATAGCTGACCTGCTGTATGGGAGAAGCAATAGCAAGgataggacttttactttctgatcTTTCAAAAAAATGCCCACTTCCACCAATGACGTGAAGGAAGTGAGGTCACTGAATGTCTGACGATTCATCTATGCATTCGGACAGGGACCTCCTCTCTCGCACTGTGACGAAGTTGAGCAGGTCAATGGCGGTCACCACACCAAAGACCATCTGCCTTAGGCTGGGAGAGCCATCAGTCAGGtctgggggagagaaagagggaggaggaggaggaagagaaggaaggagagaaagagagagcatgagaatCAGAGTGTGAGTAGAAAAGAGTCAGGAAGAGATTAAAGTAtagtatatacacatatatatttgCATACACATTTTCAGGTTGtatatacattttcatttttctgGTACAACTATCTGGTGTCAAGTTATTGTGCAGTGATGATGGTGGTTATTATTAAGCCCTTGTCCTTGTGGTCTCAGGGAATTCATCTCTTTAAATGTGACACAGAAGCCTCCTTGTTGGGTTACATCTTTAACTGATGCAGTGGCTTTATGAAATCTATGCACAGCTACAAAAGGGAAgagttgtgtgtgagaggaatAAGACTATAGCGCCCCCTTTCTGTGGAGCGAAAACATGACCGTGTTGTTCGCAAACATTTGTCAGGAGGAGCCACCTGATTTGCTGTGCACTGAATACCGACGCTTACACAACAATTTGGCAAATAACATAGGTAAAACAAATCCAGAAAGGTTCAAAGTTGGACCAAGTTACATAACACTTCATCTCTAGCCTCAATGGATAGGGTACTTTCTGCCCCTGCATAAGGTCAGATCTAGTGTCCATGGAGGGACATTAAACTACCAATCAATGCTAATCTTGGCAGTCAACATCAACCTGGCAGGACATAATCATCCTCTTATGAATACATCACGTTCCCCCTGCTCCAGTACAAAACACATGGATACCCATTCAAAAGGATCCAAAATCAACTGCGCTGATAAGGAAATGGACACATACACTGAATCTGTTCGTGCACCACCAGGGCAAAGTGGTCTGTCTCCAGGATACCGGACAGCTTCCCAAGGTTATCTGTGAGTTTGACCTGaccagagaaagagggatggaggggagagagcaggagagggggggggggagataaAAAGAACAAAGAGGCAAAAGTCACATTAAGACAGGTGTGATACTTCAGCCAGCCAGATCTTCAGTACAAAGCTGATATGGTgaaataacacaaacaaacaaacaaacaaaaacacatatagGCATTCAGTTGGTCATTCAgttggtatatatatatatatatatatatatatatatatatatatatatatatatatatatatatacacacacctacctgttTGAACTGCTTGTAGAGTACTTTGCTGACAGGGTCGGACGGTTTCACCTTCCCAGCCAATACTGAGGACAGCATGTTACCAAGAGTGACCATACCCAGGATCAGCCTGAGTTGGAGAGTCAGAGAAATAAAGACGTTAAGTTACGGAGTAGAAGATATGGAAGTACTGTATTTATTGTCTGCGTTTATTTTTGTCCATTACTGTAATTCCACCAGGTATCCCCAAACCCCAAAATATAATACCAGTTGCACCAGTAATAACATAATGTAATTCTCCATTGACACAATAGCTGCTCAGAATAAGGCAGATTATTTATGGTGGACCATTGCACACCCACCCTGTCTCCTCCACCACAGGGGCCTGGTCGAAGCTCTTCTCCTTTAGGATCTTGATGGTCCTCTGGCAGGTGACTGTAGGCAGCACGGTCAAGGGAGCAGACAGCCTCAAGTTCTGCACTTTCAGATTCCACCACCTACAAGGGGAATCACCAGCAACACAGATGCTGACCACAAGCTGCCGATCTTTGACTCAAATTTGGTTTGATTATACCCCTCCCCCTATTAGAATTTGCTATAACTAATACCTTAAAAATGGCATATGTATTACTTACCAGGGTTTATTTACCATGATGTCCTCTTCCCTCAGAAAACCTTTCTGCACCATCCATTTATCACTCAGGAACTTGGACCTGGATAGTAAAAATATTACACATCCCTCCATCTTAGTTCATGTATCATCACAGTATTACCTTGCTAGAGTTGACAGATCTCTGTAAGTTCACCAACTCATGCTTTTGGAAAGCACAAAACAATAGCCGAccattacagcac belongs to Alosa alosa isolate M-15738 ecotype Scorff River chromosome 23, AALO_Geno_1.1, whole genome shotgun sequence and includes:
- the cryaa gene encoding alpha-crystallin A chain, giving the protein MDIAIQHPWFRRALSSFYPARLFDQFFGEGLFDYDLYPYATSTISPFYRQSVFRNFGDYANSGMSEVRSDRDRFYIYLDVKHFSPEELNVKVIDDCVEIHGKHGERQDDHGYISREFHRRYRLPANVDQSAMTCSLSSDGMLNLYGPKTGSGSDGTRSDRNIPVIREDKSNAAPSS